In Maridesulfovibrio sp., a single genomic region encodes these proteins:
- a CDS encoding Spy/CpxP family protein refolding chaperone — translation MKKQIVIPAVLIMVLALAGTAMARPAFNGGFGNGGPGQPCMQPFWQPFEQLTPEKQKEVKAVFQKYEDKFESNRNQMWAKRTELRALVASGKAEKKDITTLVKEMSDLKTKQYNLRKQLSGEIEQISGIAMPAFGGGGYGMDNGRSGFGGRGMGRHNQNFPGPGCPNYNF, via the coding sequence ATGAAAAAGCAAATCGTGATTCCTGCTGTACTGATAATGGTTCTGGCTCTGGCCGGAACAGCTATGGCCCGCCCGGCTTTTAACGGGGGCTTCGGAAACGGCGGCCCCGGACAGCCTTGCATGCAGCCTTTCTGGCAGCCTTTCGAACAGCTCACCCCTGAAAAACAGAAGGAAGTAAAGGCTGTTTTCCAGAAATACGAGGACAAGTTCGAGTCCAACAGAAACCAGATGTGGGCCAAAAGGACTGAACTGAGAGCCCTTGTAGCTTCCGGTAAGGCGGAAAAAAAGGATATCACAACGCTGGTCAAGGAGATGTCCGACCTCAAGACCAAGCAATACAATCTTCGCAAGCAACTATCCGGCGAGATTGAGCAGATATCGGGTATTGCCATGCCCGCATTCGGCGGCGGCGGATACGGTATGGATAATGGCAGGTCCGGTTTCGGCGGCAGAGGTATGGGAAGGCATAATCAGAACTTTCCCGGACCCGGCTGTCCTAACTACAACTTTTAA
- a CDS encoding periplasmic heavy metal sensor, whose translation MKKKALVPMILVLILATASVAMARNGYRLAGYHNGNWAAYNQLTPEKQQQVQSIFKKYEDTFQTLRNQQWAKRTELNALVDSGKADKDSIHALVKELGEIKAKVYAEHKKMAEELEKETGLTFPAMGQGGGRGCGNYRGGGCPGGGGNYGNNPAGCPGGNCPGQGS comes from the coding sequence ATGAAGAAAAAAGCACTGGTCCCGATGATACTCGTGCTGATTCTGGCGACGGCTTCCGTAGCCATGGCACGAAACGGCTACCGCCTTGCCGGATACCACAACGGCAACTGGGCAGCCTACAATCAACTGACACCTGAAAAACAGCAGCAGGTTCAGAGCATCTTCAAAAAGTACGAAGACACTTTTCAGACTCTTCGCAACCAGCAATGGGCAAAGCGGACTGAACTGAATGCTCTGGTAGACTCCGGCAAGGCCGACAAGGATTCAATCCATGCTCTGGTCAAGGAACTTGGAGAGATCAAGGCGAAGGTCTATGCAGAACATAAGAAGATGGCCGAAGAACTTGAAAAGGAAACCGGCCTCACCTTCCCTGCAATGGGCCAGGGTGGCGGAAGAGGCTGCGGTAACTATCGCGGGGGCGGATGTCCCGGCGGTGGAGGGAACTACGGTAACAATCCTGCCGGATGTCCCGGTGGCAACTGCCCCGGGCAGGGTTCCTGA